In a genomic window of Nocardiopsis mwathae:
- the trpA gene encoding tryptophan synthase subunit alpha — translation MTAPTTLQAKLADAKAAGRAALIGYLPAGFPDVDSSIEVIRAMVAGGCDVVEVGLPYSDPMMDGPTIQRAAARALEAGTTPADVLRVVAATAETGAAALVMSYWNPIERYGTARFADDLAAAGGSGVITPDLLPEEADDWVAATDAAGLDRIFLVAQSSTDERLRRTAGACRGFVYAASLMGVTGARTRLSSGAEKLVARTREAAGDLPVCVGLGISTGAQAAEVTGFADGVIVGAGFCQRVLDAPDLETGLRAVRAFAEELAAGVRSGAG, via the coding sequence GTGACGGCACCCACCACCCTTCAGGCCAAGCTCGCCGATGCCAAGGCCGCAGGGCGGGCCGCGCTCATCGGCTACCTGCCCGCGGGCTTTCCCGACGTGGACTCCTCCATCGAGGTCATCCGGGCCATGGTGGCCGGGGGCTGCGACGTGGTCGAGGTCGGCCTGCCCTACTCCGACCCGATGATGGACGGCCCCACCATCCAGCGCGCCGCCGCGCGCGCCCTGGAGGCGGGCACCACCCCCGCCGACGTGCTGCGGGTGGTCGCCGCCACCGCGGAGACCGGTGCCGCCGCCCTCGTCATGTCCTACTGGAACCCCATCGAGCGCTACGGGACGGCCAGGTTCGCCGACGACCTCGCCGCCGCGGGCGGCTCCGGAGTCATCACCCCCGACCTGCTGCCGGAGGAGGCCGACGACTGGGTCGCCGCCACCGACGCCGCCGGGCTGGACCGGATCTTCCTGGTCGCCCAGTCCTCCACCGACGAGCGGCTGCGCCGCACCGCCGGCGCCTGCCGCGGGTTCGTCTACGCCGCCTCGCTCATGGGCGTCACCGGCGCGCGCACCCGGTTGAGCAGCGGCGCCGAAAAGCTGGTCGCGCGGACCAGGGAGGCCGCGGGAGACCTGCCGGTCTGCGTGGGTCTGGGCATCTCCACCGGCGCGCAGGCGGCCGAGGTCACCGGGTTCGCCGACGGGGTGATCGTCGGCGCCGGGTTCTGCCAGCGGGTCCTGGACGCGCCCGACCTGGAGACCGGTCTGCGGGCGGTGCGCGCGTTCGCCGAGGAGCTCGCCGCGGGGGTCCGCTCCGGCGCCGGGTGA
- the trpB gene encoding tryptophan synthase subunit beta — MPSTPTPQPAAAASPSPDAGGHYGRYGGRFSPEAIVAALDQVAAAWSTAKVDPEFQATLRALLSSYTGRPSPITDAAGFAEHCGGARILLKREDLNHTGSHKINNVLGQALLAKRMGKTRLIAETGAGQHGVATATAAALLGLDCVVYMGEEDTRRQALNVARMRLLGAEVVPVTIGSRTLKDAVNEAFRDWVANVESTHYLFGTAAGPHPFPGLVRDLHYVIGEEARAQVLELTGRLPDAVAACVGGGSNAIGIFAAFIPDTDVRLYGFEAGGDGVETGRHAASITGGSPGVFQGARTYVMQDEHGQTIPSHSISAGLDYPAVGPEHAALADSGRATYAPVTDAEAMEAFRLLCRTEGIIPAIESAHALAGARTIGAELGPGAVILVNLSGRGDKDVDTAARYFDLIDEHKEQA, encoded by the coding sequence ATGCCATCGACACCGACCCCGCAACCCGCCGCGGCCGCGTCGCCGTCACCCGACGCGGGCGGGCACTACGGCCGCTACGGCGGCCGGTTCAGCCCCGAGGCGATCGTCGCCGCCCTGGACCAGGTCGCGGCGGCCTGGTCCACGGCCAAGGTGGACCCCGAGTTCCAGGCCACCCTGCGTGCTCTGCTGAGCAGCTACACCGGGCGGCCCAGCCCGATCACCGACGCCGCCGGATTCGCCGAGCACTGCGGGGGCGCCCGCATCCTGCTCAAGCGCGAGGACCTCAACCACACCGGCTCGCACAAGATCAACAACGTGCTCGGCCAGGCACTGCTCGCCAAGCGCATGGGCAAGACCCGGCTCATCGCCGAGACCGGCGCCGGACAGCACGGGGTGGCCACCGCGACCGCCGCAGCCCTCCTCGGCCTCGACTGCGTCGTCTACATGGGCGAGGAGGACACCCGCCGCCAGGCGCTCAACGTCGCCCGGATGCGGTTGCTCGGAGCCGAGGTCGTCCCCGTCACCATCGGCAGCCGCACCCTCAAGGACGCCGTCAACGAGGCGTTCCGCGACTGGGTGGCCAACGTCGAGTCCACCCACTACCTCTTCGGCACCGCCGCAGGACCGCACCCCTTCCCCGGGCTCGTGCGCGACCTGCACTACGTCATCGGCGAGGAGGCCCGCGCCCAGGTGCTGGAGCTGACCGGGCGGCTTCCCGACGCCGTGGCCGCATGCGTCGGCGGCGGCTCCAACGCCATCGGCATCTTCGCCGCCTTCATCCCCGACACCGATGTGCGCCTCTACGGGTTCGAGGCGGGCGGCGACGGAGTGGAGACCGGCCGCCACGCCGCCTCCATCACCGGCGGGTCCCCCGGCGTCTTCCAGGGCGCCCGCACCTACGTGATGCAGGACGAGCACGGCCAGACCATCCCCAGCCACTCCATCTCCGCCGGACTGGACTACCCGGCGGTCGGCCCGGAGCACGCCGCCCTGGCCGACAGCGGCCGCGCCACCTATGCCCCCGTCACCGACGCCGAGGCCATGGAGGCCTTCCGCCTGCTCTGCCGCACCGAGGGCATCATCCCCGCCATCGAGAGCGCCCACGCACTCGCCGGAGCCCGCACGATCGGCGCGGAGCTCGGCCCGGGCGCCGTCATCCTGGTCAACCTCTCCGGCCGCGGAGACAAGGACGTCGACACCGCCGCGAGGTACTTCGACCTCATCGACGAGCACAAGGAGCAGGCGTGA
- a CDS encoding MauE/DoxX family redox-associated membrane protein, producing the protein MDTEAQQSSGPDSGTQEAQPPGAAPAPASALARRWTAAQPWVTLVCRVALAGILGFAAYTKLPPALSVQAVEAYQLFSPGMAELIGYLLPLVEFALALLLLIGLATRYVGAATGLLMIVFIAGIASAWARGLAIDCGCFGTGGPVAPEDTAYGVDILRDIGFLALAGIVMIWPRSPLSLDRVFGLYR; encoded by the coding sequence GTGGACACCGAAGCACAGCAGTCGTCCGGACCGGACTCCGGCACACAGGAGGCGCAGCCCCCCGGGGCCGCGCCGGCCCCGGCATCCGCGCTCGCCCGGCGCTGGACCGCCGCCCAGCCGTGGGTCACCCTGGTCTGCCGCGTCGCCCTGGCCGGGATCCTCGGCTTCGCCGCCTACACCAAGCTGCCGCCGGCGCTGTCCGTCCAGGCGGTCGAGGCCTACCAGCTCTTCTCCCCGGGCATGGCCGAACTCATCGGCTACTTGCTGCCGCTCGTCGAGTTCGCGCTGGCGCTGCTGCTCCTCATCGGCCTGGCCACCCGGTACGTGGGTGCGGCGACGGGCCTGCTGATGATCGTGTTCATCGCGGGCATCGCCTCGGCCTGGGCGCGCGGCCTCGCCATCGACTGCGGCTGCTTCGGCACCGGCGGACCGGTCGCCCCGGAGGACACCGCCTACGGGGTGGACATCCTCCGCGATATCGGCTTCCTCGCGCTGGCCGGTATCGTCATGATCTGGCCGCGCTCCCCCCTCTCGCTCGACCGGGTCTTCGGCCTGTACCGCTGA
- a CDS encoding SIS domain-containing protein has product MTAELLSADLAGKAGAMSALADRLTRRDPYAALPSLLDDEPAGVLLLGTGGARYACAAAAERMRRAGLGAVAEYASTTASLPPGPDTLVVAVSLGSGLRELCTALDSYVERSAIIVLCDDPDSPVVRYADVLVPLLAGPERSGLACRGYTNALALLLLLGHRLGAPGASADLGQALRRSANAVSDLVERAPRWVPEAAAALDSPDGVHFIAPVDRLCSAHQAALAVRQGPVVAAHAAESAEWSHTGRHLAAISDYRAVLFAGSHYDDRVAEHLLQLRGAFAAVGAEVEGAAVEVRYPGDSDPDVRLLTEPVVGELLAAHWWAERGV; this is encoded by the coding sequence GTGACCGCCGAGTTGCTCTCCGCCGACCTTGCGGGCAAGGCCGGGGCGATGTCCGCGCTGGCCGACCGGCTGACGCGCCGCGACCCCTATGCCGCGCTGCCGTCCCTGCTGGACGACGAGCCGGCCGGGGTGCTGCTGCTGGGGACGGGCGGGGCGCGCTACGCGTGTGCGGCGGCCGCGGAGCGGATGCGCAGGGCCGGGCTCGGGGCGGTCGCGGAGTACGCGTCGACGACGGCGTCGCTGCCTCCGGGGCCGGACACGCTGGTGGTGGCGGTGTCGCTGGGCAGCGGGCTGCGGGAGCTGTGTACGGCGCTGGACTCCTATGTGGAGCGCTCGGCGATCATCGTGCTGTGCGACGACCCGGACTCCCCCGTGGTGCGCTACGCCGACGTCCTCGTCCCCCTGCTCGCCGGGCCCGAACGCAGCGGACTGGCCTGCCGCGGCTACACCAACGCGTTGGCGCTGCTGCTCCTCCTCGGCCACCGGTTGGGGGCGCCGGGCGCCTCCGCCGACCTGGGCCAAGCGCTGCGCCGCAGCGCCAATGCCGTCTCGGACCTGGTGGAGCGCGCGCCGAGGTGGGTGCCGGAGGCGGCCGCGGCGCTGGACTCCCCCGACGGTGTGCATTTCATCGCACCCGTCGACCGGCTGTGCTCGGCGCACCAGGCGGCGCTGGCCGTCCGGCAGGGGCCGGTCGTGGCGGCGCACGCGGCCGAGTCGGCCGAGTGGTCGCACACCGGCCGCCACCTGGCCGCGATCTCCGACTACCGGGCGGTGCTGTTCGCGGGGTCGCACTACGACGACCGGGTGGCCGAGCACCTGCTGCAGCTCCGGGGCGCGTTCGCGGCCGTGGGCGCGGAGGTGGAGGGCGCGGCCGTCGAGGTGCGCTACCCGGGTGACTCCGACCCCGACGTCCGGCTGCTCACCGAGCCGGTGGTCGGCGAGCTGCTGGCCGCCCACTGGTGGGCCGAGCGCGGCGTGTGA
- a CDS encoding ABC transporter ATP-binding protein — MSAPADTPTRRDTDRPAGHDPAGTTALTRSTDSALGTIRRGLRLSPEFTRGLWLTLLFAVVATAGKVVVPLAVQQIIDNGIGTDGSGPDLRFVATTVALCTVLLLVTMVCSYLMNLRLYRATESGLATLRRKAFRHVHDLSVLTQNSERKGALVSRVTADVDQISTFMQWGGLLLIISVGQLAVATTLMAVYSWQLTLLVWVCFLPLMFGVRWLQKLLSKAYLRVRERTGDMLGAIGETVMGAAVIRAHGTEQRTARRIDDTVLATRAAQVKAQRLSMAVSPFAELVAALCMAAVVVVGILIGIGGGITPGELVAFLFLVTLFVMPMMLATEIFNEAQNAIAGWRRVLGVLDTVPDIADPGEAGRELPRGPVSVRFDAVSYAYPEGPTVLDDVDVAIRPGTRVAVVGETGSGKTTFVKLLTRLMDPLHGRVLLDGVDLREVAFSSLRSRVVMVPQEGFLFDSSLGDNIRFARPEATDAELEAAITELGLADWLGGLAHGLDTPVGQRGESLSAGERQLVALVRAYIADPDLLVLDEATSAVDPHTEVRIQRALDRLTHGRTSVAIAHRLSTAEAADEVFVFDAGRIVQRGTHTELVAGPGIYADLHASWVRSSA, encoded by the coding sequence TTGAGCGCCCCAGCCGACACCCCCACCCGGCGCGACACCGACCGGCCGGCGGGCCACGACCCCGCGGGCACCACCGCACTGACCCGCTCCACCGACTCCGCGCTGGGCACCATCCGCCGCGGACTGCGGCTGTCCCCGGAGTTCACCCGCGGGCTGTGGCTGACCCTGCTGTTCGCGGTCGTGGCCACCGCCGGCAAGGTCGTCGTCCCCCTGGCCGTCCAGCAGATCATCGACAACGGCATCGGCACCGACGGCAGCGGCCCCGACCTGCGGTTCGTCGCCACCACGGTCGCCCTGTGCACGGTGCTGCTGCTCGTCACCATGGTCTGCTCCTACCTGATGAACCTGCGGCTGTACCGGGCCACCGAGTCCGGGCTGGCCACACTGCGCCGCAAGGCGTTCCGGCACGTGCACGACCTGTCCGTGCTCACCCAGAACAGCGAGCGCAAGGGCGCCCTGGTCTCCCGAGTCACCGCCGACGTCGACCAGATCTCCACGTTCATGCAGTGGGGCGGCCTGCTGCTGATCATCAGCGTCGGACAGCTCGCCGTGGCCACCACCCTGATGGCGGTCTACTCCTGGCAGCTCACCCTGCTGGTGTGGGTCTGCTTCCTGCCGCTGATGTTCGGCGTCCGCTGGCTGCAGAAACTGCTGTCCAAGGCCTACCTGAGGGTGCGCGAGCGCACCGGCGACATGCTCGGAGCCATCGGCGAGACCGTCATGGGCGCCGCCGTCATCCGCGCGCACGGCACCGAGCAGCGCACCGCGCGCCGCATCGACGACACCGTCCTGGCGACCCGCGCCGCCCAGGTGAAGGCGCAGCGGCTGTCCATGGCCGTCTCGCCGTTCGCCGAGCTCGTCGCCGCACTGTGCATGGCCGCCGTGGTGGTGGTCGGCATCCTCATCGGTATCGGCGGCGGCATCACCCCCGGCGAACTCGTGGCGTTCCTGTTCCTGGTGACGCTGTTCGTCATGCCGATGATGCTGGCCACCGAGATCTTCAACGAGGCGCAGAACGCCATCGCCGGGTGGCGCCGCGTCCTCGGCGTCCTGGACACCGTCCCCGACATCGCCGACCCCGGCGAGGCCGGCCGGGAGCTGCCGCGCGGCCCGGTGTCCGTCCGCTTCGACGCCGTCTCCTACGCCTACCCCGAGGGCCCCACCGTCCTCGACGACGTCGACGTGGCGATCCGCCCCGGCACCAGGGTCGCCGTGGTGGGGGAGACCGGGTCCGGTAAGACGACCTTCGTCAAGCTCCTCACCCGGCTGATGGACCCGCTGCACGGCCGCGTCCTGCTGGACGGCGTCGACCTGCGCGAGGTCGCCTTCTCCTCACTGCGCAGCCGCGTGGTGATGGTCCCCCAGGAGGGCTTCCTCTTCGACAGCTCGCTGGGCGACAACATCCGCTTCGCCCGCCCCGAGGCCACCGACGCCGAGCTGGAGGCGGCTATCACCGAACTCGGCCTGGCCGACTGGCTCGGCGGGCTCGCGCACGGGCTCGACACCCCCGTCGGCCAGCGCGGCGAATCCCTGTCGGCGGGCGAGCGGCAGCTGGTGGCGCTCGTGCGCGCCTACATCGCCGACCCCGACCTGCTGGTCCTCGACGAGGCCACCTCGGCCGTCGACCCGCACACCGAGGTGCGCATCCAGCGCGCCCTGGACCGCCTCACCCACGGCCGGACGTCGGTGGCGATCGCCCACCGCCTCTCCACCGCCGAGGCCGCCGACGAGGTGTTCGTGTTCGACGCCGGGCGCATCGTGCAGCGTGGCACCCACACCGAGCTGGTCGCCGGGCCCGGTATCTACGCCGACCTGCACGCCTCATGGGTGCGCAGTTCGGCCTGA
- a CDS encoding DUF2752 domain-containing protein has translation MTDTPLLTRIRRRMHPATGPLLLGAVGIAGAVMVHFVDPHEPGHYPTCPWLMLTGTFCPGCGTMRAVNALTNLDLVGALQMNVLTVALIPVLAYSWGQWVYYAVRPPTGRVKMAHPFWLWLLLGVILTFWVVRNLPFASFLAPG, from the coding sequence ATGACCGACACCCCGCTCCTCACCAGGATCCGGCGCCGCATGCACCCCGCCACCGGGCCGCTGCTGCTGGGCGCGGTGGGCATCGCCGGGGCGGTCATGGTCCACTTCGTCGACCCGCACGAGCCCGGGCACTACCCGACCTGCCCGTGGCTGATGCTGACCGGCACGTTCTGCCCCGGCTGCGGCACCATGCGGGCCGTCAACGCGCTCACCAACCTCGATCTGGTCGGCGCCCTTCAGATGAACGTCCTGACGGTCGCCCTGATCCCGGTATTGGCATACTCCTGGGGGCAGTGGGTCTACTACGCCGTCCGTCCGCCGACCGGTCGGGTGAAGATGGCACACCCCTTCTGGCTGTGGCTGCTGCTCGGGGTGATCCTGACCTTCTGGGTGGTGCGCAACCTGCCGTTCGCGTCGTTCCTCGCACCGGGGTGA
- a CDS encoding CD225/dispanin family protein gives MSYGPPPGSPPPPPPGGGYGPPPPPGGTGGYPGMHQPMGGGQPPSNWLVPSILATIFCCLPFGIVGIIFATQVNSKWNIGDYAGAQDSAGKAKMWTLIAVGLGVVSAIFWTIWFFVMMGSAVTTATYSTY, from the coding sequence ATGAGTTACGGTCCTCCCCCCGGTTCCCCTCCGCCGCCCCCGCCCGGTGGCGGCTACGGCCCGCCCCCGCCGCCCGGCGGTACCGGCGGCTACCCCGGAATGCACCAGCCGATGGGCGGCGGCCAGCCGCCGTCCAACTGGCTGGTCCCCTCGATCCTCGCCACGATCTTCTGCTGCCTGCCCTTCGGCATCGTCGGCATCATCTTCGCCACGCAGGTGAACAGCAAGTGGAACATCGGCGACTACGCGGGTGCCCAGGACTCCGCCGGCAAGGCCAAGATGTGGACGCTGATCGCCGTCGGGCTGGGTGTGGTCTCGGCGATCTTCTGGACCATCTGGTTCTTCGTCATGATGGGTTCGGCGGTCACGACCGCGACGTACAGCACGTACTAG
- the trpC gene encoding indole-3-glycerol phosphate synthase TrpC, with product MSVLDEILDGVRADLAEREAATPLERLKEMAGAVPWPKDVVAALRSPGVQVIAEVKRSSPSKGSLAAIADPAALARDYAAGGACLISVLTEQRRFSGSLADLAAVRAAVETPLLRKDFVVSSYQLWEARVHGADAVLLIVAALEQDALVSLVERAESLGLTPLVEVHTEEEVQRALDAGATVIGVNARNLKTLEVDRDTFTRIAPLIPDDRIKIAESGVRGPHDLLAYAGAGADAVLVGESLVRGRNPREAVADLVTAGAHPALRDRH from the coding sequence GTGAGCGTGCTCGACGAGATCCTCGATGGGGTACGCGCCGATCTCGCGGAACGGGAGGCGGCTACGCCCCTGGAGCGGCTCAAGGAGATGGCGGGGGCGGTGCCGTGGCCCAAGGACGTCGTGGCGGCGCTGCGCAGCCCGGGCGTCCAGGTCATCGCCGAGGTCAAGCGCTCCAGCCCGTCCAAGGGGTCGCTCGCCGCGATCGCCGACCCCGCCGCGCTCGCCCGCGACTACGCGGCGGGGGGCGCGTGCCTGATCAGCGTGCTGACCGAACAGCGCCGCTTCAGCGGCAGCCTGGCCGACCTCGCGGCGGTCCGCGCCGCGGTCGAGACCCCGCTGCTGCGCAAGGACTTCGTGGTCAGCTCCTACCAGCTGTGGGAGGCGCGGGTGCACGGTGCCGACGCCGTCCTGCTGATCGTCGCCGCCCTCGAACAGGACGCCCTGGTCTCCCTGGTGGAGCGCGCCGAGTCGCTGGGGCTGACCCCGCTGGTGGAGGTGCACACCGAGGAGGAGGTGCAGCGGGCCCTGGACGCCGGAGCCACCGTCATCGGCGTCAACGCCCGCAACCTCAAGACGCTGGAGGTCGACCGCGACACCTTCACCCGCATCGCCCCGCTCATCCCCGACGACCGCATCAAGATCGCCGAGTCCGGTGTGCGCGGCCCGCACGACCTGCTGGCCTACGCCGGTGCCGGGGCGGACGCCGTGCTGGTGGGGGAGAGCCTGGTGCGCGGGCGCAACCCGCGCGAAGCCGTCGCCGACCTGGTGACCGCGGGGGCGCACCCCGCCCTGCGGGACCGGCACTGA
- a CDS encoding CD225/dispanin family protein, whose product MSYGPPPGGYPPPPAGYGPPPGGAPPSNWLVPSILATIFCCLPFGIVGIVFAAQVNDKWNTGDYAGAQDSADKAKKWTLASVISVPVLFVVVFGAASAILAVTGEL is encoded by the coding sequence ATGAGCTACGGTCCACCCCCCGGCGGCTACCCGCCGCCCCCGGCCGGTTACGGCCCGCCTCCCGGTGGCGCCCCGCCGTCCAACTGGCTGGTCCCCTCGATCCTCGCCACGATCTTCTGCTGCCTGCCCTTCGGCATCGTGGGTATCGTCTTCGCCGCACAGGTCAACGACAAGTGGAACACCGGCGACTACGCGGGCGCCCAGGACTCCGCCGACAAAGCGAAGAAGTGGACGCTGGCCTCCGTGATCTCGGTGCCGGTGCTCTTCGTCGTGGTATTCGGCGCCGCGTCCGCCATCCTCGCCGTGACCGGCGAACTCTGA
- a CDS encoding HGxxPAAW family protein, producing the protein MADAQHDEAHEDHGNTLAAWFLTLSWIVVWTIAGVAIIVADGKVVLWTVIALVASVIFAVIAGVMKKAGMGRTEPRPTPQTREEWEAERAAATTDGKAEDTKGDEEGDKEPATAAAK; encoded by the coding sequence ATGGCCGACGCACAGCACGACGAAGCACACGAAGACCACGGCAACACGCTGGCCGCGTGGTTCCTGACCCTCTCCTGGATCGTGGTCTGGACCATCGCGGGTGTGGCCATCATCGTCGCCGACGGCAAGGTCGTCCTGTGGACGGTCATCGCCCTGGTCGCCAGCGTCATCTTCGCCGTGATCGCCGGTGTGATGAAGAAGGCGGGCATGGGCCGCACCGAGCCGCGCCCGACGCCGCAGACCCGTGAGGAGTGGGAGGCCGAGCGCGCCGCCGCGACCACCGACGGCAAGGCCGAGGACACCAAGGGAGACGAAGAGGGCGACAAGGAGCCCGCCACCGCCGCCGCCAAGTAA
- a CDS encoding Trp biosynthesis-associated membrane protein, whose translation MSTPEVSGPARPPAPGGRDADGAAPGAGRGVRREFGIGLAATAAGAVALLAAAAQTWATGEVAVPGPSAPAPVELGGSDVAPAAAALGWAALAALGALLATRGWARRAVGALIVIFGATAAYDLWRGTRPDTLARAAADQTTASGDLSTLDLVGQWPVVATIGAVLLLAAGAAAVIRGAAWPGMGSRYDRHSAPSTARAGDPAELWKSLDNGTDPTLDPASDSAAPGRGATAPSGVPQHDRDADSADSKEN comes from the coding sequence GTGAGCACGCCGGAGGTGAGCGGACCGGCGCGTCCGCCCGCGCCCGGAGGGCGCGACGCGGATGGCGCCGCGCCGGGCGCCGGGCGCGGGGTGCGCCGGGAGTTCGGCATCGGCCTGGCCGCCACGGCCGCCGGAGCGGTCGCCCTGCTGGCCGCGGCCGCCCAGACCTGGGCCACCGGAGAGGTGGCCGTGCCCGGCCCCTCGGCACCCGCCCCGGTCGAACTCGGCGGCTCCGACGTCGCGCCCGCGGCCGCAGCCCTCGGCTGGGCCGCGCTCGCCGCGCTCGGCGCGCTGCTGGCCACCCGCGGCTGGGCGCGCCGCGCCGTCGGCGCGCTCATCGTGATCTTCGGCGCCACCGCCGCCTACGACCTGTGGCGCGGCACACGCCCCGACACGCTGGCCCGCGCGGCCGCCGACCAGACCACCGCCAGCGGCGACCTCAGCACGCTCGACCTGGTCGGACAGTGGCCGGTTGTGGCCACCATCGGCGCGGTGCTCCTGCTGGCCGCCGGTGCCGCCGCGGTGATCCGGGGTGCTGCCTGGCCCGGCATGGGCAGCAGGTACGATCGCCACAGTGCCCCGAGCACGGCCCGCGCCGGTGACCCCGCCGAGCTGTGGAAGTCGCTCGACAACGGCACCGACCCCACATTGGACCCCGCATCGGACAGCGCCGCGCCCGGGAGGGGCGCCACGGCGCCGTCCGGTGTGCCACAGCACGACCGCGACGCGGACTCGGCGGATTCGAAGGAGAACTGA
- the hisI gene encoding phosphoribosyl-AMP cyclohydrolase, with protein sequence MSTSAPGPSGAPGPAADLDPAIAARLKRTADGLVPAVVQQYDTGEVLMLAWMDDEALHRTLATRDATYWSRSRQEYWVKGATSGHVQRVVSAALDCDGDTLLIKVDQTGAACHTGARTCFDADPLPLVGEGA encoded by the coding sequence ATGAGCACGAGTGCCCCCGGACCCAGCGGCGCACCAGGGCCCGCTGCGGACCTGGACCCCGCCATCGCCGCACGCCTGAAGCGCACCGCCGACGGCTTGGTGCCCGCCGTCGTCCAGCAGTACGACACCGGCGAGGTGCTCATGCTCGCGTGGATGGACGACGAGGCCCTGCACCGCACCCTGGCCACGCGCGACGCCACCTACTGGTCGCGCAGCCGCCAGGAGTACTGGGTCAAGGGCGCGACCTCCGGCCACGTGCAGCGGGTCGTCTCCGCCGCCCTGGACTGCGACGGCGACACCCTGCTCATCAAGGTCGACCAGACCGGGGCGGCCTGCCACACCGGTGCCCGCACCTGCTTCGACGCCGACCCGCTTCCGCTGGTGGGGGAGGGCGCGTGA